A genome region from Microbacterium terricola includes the following:
- the mmuM gene encoding homocysteine S-methyltransferase: protein MPEPADDLAALLAAGPLVLDGGLGTLLEAHGHDLRSELWSARLLVEQPAAVRAAHAEFVAAGAQVLTTASYQVSYAGLGAAGFTDAEVDRMLRRSVTVAREAAGDAAVLVAASVGPYGAARADGSEYSGAYGLSVDELREWHRRRLRVLAEAGADLLAIETIPSPAEVEALCAELAEIGMPAWVSVSGASTGFTPESRTEALAAAAATPGVIAVGVNCCPPGDVLPALADLDVDVALLAYPNSGERWDAVVRQWRGDGGLDDALVESWLDAGVRLVGGCCRTTPADIARVAHLVDARPAGA, encoded by the coding sequence ATGCCCGAACCCGCCGACGACCTCGCCGCGCTGCTCGCCGCCGGTCCGCTCGTCCTCGACGGCGGCCTCGGGACACTGCTCGAGGCGCACGGCCACGATCTGCGCTCGGAGCTCTGGTCGGCGCGACTGCTCGTCGAGCAGCCGGCCGCGGTGCGGGCTGCCCACGCGGAGTTCGTCGCCGCGGGCGCGCAGGTGCTGACCACGGCGTCGTACCAGGTCAGCTACGCCGGGCTCGGCGCGGCCGGGTTCACGGACGCGGAGGTCGACAGGATGCTGCGGCGCAGCGTCACGGTGGCCCGAGAGGCCGCGGGCGACGCTGCGGTGCTCGTCGCCGCCTCGGTCGGCCCGTACGGAGCCGCCCGAGCCGACGGGAGCGAGTACTCCGGCGCCTACGGGCTCTCGGTCGACGAGCTGCGCGAGTGGCATCGGCGCCGGCTGCGGGTCCTCGCCGAGGCAGGGGCGGACCTCCTCGCGATCGAGACGATCCCCTCGCCCGCGGAGGTCGAGGCGCTCTGCGCCGAGCTCGCCGAGATCGGCATGCCCGCCTGGGTGAGCGTCTCCGGTGCGAGCACCGGGTTCACGCCGGAGTCGCGGACCGAGGCGCTCGCCGCGGCGGCGGCGACCCCCGGAGTGATCGCCGTCGGGGTGAACTGCTGCCCACCCGGCGACGTGCTGCCCGCCCTCGCCGACCTCGACGTCGACGTGGCCCTGCTCGCCTACCCGAACAGCGGCGAGAGATGGGATGCGGTCGTCCGGCAGTGGCGCGGAGACGGCGGCCTCGACGACGCGCTGGTGGAGTCCTGGCTCGACGCCGGCGTGCGGCTCGTGGGCGGATGCTGTCGCACCACCCCCGCCGACATCGCCCGCGTCGCCCATCTCGTGGACGCGAGGCCCGCGGGCGCCTAG
- a CDS encoding LysE family translocator: MVPLDNLLAFALASLVIIVIPGPAVLFSVGRTLALGRAGGLLSVVGVTLSLFPIVALVAIGVGGIVAQSVVLFTVLKVAGALYLAFLGVQAIRHRKSAAAAAIDPASLPRSHGRQLWQGFIVGVTNPKTIAFFVAVLPQFVDLSAGSVPLQMMELGLVFGLIGVISDSAWVLLAAAARAWFAKSPKRIETLTATGGGMMVGLGGILLVTGGHQ; this comes from the coding sequence GTGGTCCCGCTCGACAACCTCCTCGCCTTCGCACTCGCGTCCCTCGTGATCATCGTGATCCCCGGCCCGGCCGTGCTGTTCTCGGTGGGCCGCACGCTGGCGCTCGGGCGCGCGGGGGGACTGCTCAGCGTGGTCGGCGTCACGCTCTCGCTCTTCCCGATCGTGGCGCTCGTGGCGATCGGGGTCGGCGGCATCGTCGCGCAGTCCGTCGTGCTGTTCACCGTGCTCAAGGTCGCCGGCGCGCTCTATCTCGCCTTCCTCGGGGTGCAGGCGATCCGCCATCGGAAGAGCGCGGCGGCCGCCGCGATCGATCCGGCGAGCCTCCCCCGCTCCCACGGCCGGCAGCTGTGGCAGGGCTTCATCGTGGGCGTCACCAACCCGAAGACCATCGCGTTCTTCGTCGCCGTGCTGCCCCAGTTCGTCGACCTCTCCGCCGGCTCGGTGCCGCTGCAGATGATGGAGCTCGGACTCGTGTTCGGACTCATCGGCGTGATCTCCGACAGTGCGTGGGTGCTGCTGGCAGCCGCCGCGCGCGCGTGGTTCGCCAAGTCGCCCAAGCGCATCGAGACGCTCACCGCGACCGGCGGCGGCATGATGGTCGGGCTCGGGGGCATCCTCCTGGTCACCGGGGGCCACCAATGA
- a CDS encoding PRD domain-containing protein: MTPADDTIAHKVLNNNVVISVDASGRERVLMGRGLGFGLKPSDAIDPAKVEKTFVLDQGAEGERERQMLTDVPYVVIEAVTRAVDEAERMLGHGLGRHLSIAVIDHIQFVLERLDDGIRIPSTNMPELRVLHPREFAAAERMAASISTALERELPPEEAVFLTMHLLNATRDEPNGTAALLFRRVQHVVATVETGLGVQLDVENPDYARFVLHIQFLLQRLVSRSMLRSADSSFFEFAKHSYPRSFAIAQEVKAYVAAATDSELTDEELLYVIVHVERLASQIAPGAPPEAVLP, translated from the coding sequence ATGACACCGGCCGACGACACGATCGCCCACAAGGTGCTCAACAACAACGTCGTGATCTCGGTCGACGCGTCCGGCCGCGAGCGGGTGCTGATGGGCCGCGGCCTGGGGTTCGGGCTGAAGCCGAGCGACGCGATCGATCCGGCGAAGGTCGAGAAGACCTTCGTGCTCGACCAGGGGGCCGAGGGCGAGCGGGAACGGCAGATGCTCACCGACGTGCCCTACGTCGTCATCGAGGCGGTCACGCGCGCGGTCGACGAGGCGGAGCGGATGCTGGGGCACGGCCTCGGCAGGCATCTGTCGATCGCGGTGATCGACCACATCCAGTTCGTCCTCGAGCGGCTGGACGACGGCATCCGGATCCCCTCGACGAACATGCCCGAGCTGCGTGTGCTGCACCCGCGGGAGTTCGCCGCGGCCGAACGGATGGCGGCCTCGATCTCGACGGCGCTGGAGCGGGAGCTGCCGCCCGAGGAGGCCGTCTTCCTGACGATGCACCTGCTCAACGCCACCCGCGACGAGCCCAACGGCACCGCCGCGCTGCTGTTCCGGCGCGTGCAGCACGTGGTGGCGACCGTCGAGACCGGCCTCGGCGTGCAGCTGGACGTCGAGAACCCCGACTACGCCCGGTTCGTCCTGCATATCCAGTTCCTGCTGCAGCGGCTGGTGTCGCGATCGATGCTGCGCAGCGCCGACTCGTCCTTCTTCGAGTTCGCCAAGCACAGCTATCCGCGGTCCTTCGCGATCGCCCAGGAGGTCAAGGCGTACGTCGCGGCGGCGACCGACTCCGAGCTCACCGACGAGGAGCTGCTGTACGTGATCGTGCACGTGGAGCGCCTCGCCAGCCAGATCGCCCCTGGCGCCCCGCCGGAGGCCGTGCTACCGTAG
- a CDS encoding beta-glucoside-specific PTS transporter subunit IIABC codes for MDYSKTAAGVLKGVGGEENVQSLVHCATRLRFVIKDDAKIDKAGVKATPGVITTAEAGGQYQVVIGNDVPEVYAEIAKISGLGKAGEATGAQDRPKGNLFNRFIAMISAIFTPLLWALAGTGLLKAFLAAAVTFGWIDTATTTYVVLNALSDAFINFLPLALAFTAARYFKANEFTSFAIAAALLYPTITPLVGAPDLTFFGIPFTMVSYVSSVIPIIVIVWLQSHAERFLYAKLPGSIRRFVTPMIVVLLGVPFVFLVVGPLSAIVGGWLGSGIGWVFSTVPWLGGAIMGGLWQVFVIFGLHWGLVPLFTLEFQTTGQILLIGPVFAAVLAQAAAVAGVWVRARNKNLKSLAAPATLSGFLAGITEPAIYGINLPLKRPFAFGIVGGALGGAIIAIGGVYSTAFVVPSGLALPALFGNGNMLLLALGLAVAIAVPFLLTVIVGFKEPAEDATIAAEATDVEVLSPLDGTVVALTEIPDAAFADGSLGQGVAIQPRSGAVYAPFDGTVVAAFPTGHAIGLRHADGAELLIHIGIDTVKLGGEHFALKVTSGQEVKAGDLLVEFDGDAIERAGYNLITPVIITNPDLYPEVGSAAAGPIAHGETLFFAGAVERVLAGK; via the coding sequence ATGGACTACTCCAAGACAGCGGCAGGCGTCCTGAAGGGCGTCGGCGGCGAGGAGAACGTGCAGTCGCTCGTGCACTGCGCCACCCGGCTCCGGTTCGTCATCAAGGACGACGCGAAGATCGACAAGGCCGGCGTGAAGGCCACGCCGGGAGTGATCACGACGGCGGAGGCCGGCGGCCAGTACCAGGTCGTCATCGGCAACGATGTGCCCGAGGTCTACGCGGAAATCGCGAAGATCTCCGGTCTGGGCAAGGCCGGTGAGGCGACCGGCGCCCAGGACCGCCCCAAGGGCAACCTCTTCAACCGCTTCATCGCGATGATCTCGGCGATCTTCACCCCGCTCCTCTGGGCACTCGCCGGCACCGGCCTGCTGAAGGCGTTCCTCGCTGCGGCGGTCACCTTCGGGTGGATCGACACCGCGACGACGACCTATGTGGTCCTCAACGCGCTGTCCGACGCCTTCATCAACTTCCTGCCGCTCGCGCTGGCGTTCACGGCGGCCCGCTACTTCAAGGCGAACGAGTTCACCTCCTTCGCGATCGCGGCGGCCCTCCTGTATCCGACCATCACACCGCTCGTGGGCGCGCCCGATCTGACCTTCTTCGGGATCCCCTTCACGATGGTCAGCTACGTCTCCAGCGTCATCCCGATCATCGTGATCGTCTGGCTGCAGTCGCACGCGGAGCGGTTCCTTTACGCGAAGCTCCCCGGCTCGATCCGCCGGTTCGTGACCCCCATGATCGTCGTGCTCCTCGGCGTCCCGTTCGTGTTCCTCGTCGTCGGCCCGCTGTCGGCGATCGTGGGCGGCTGGCTCGGCAGCGGCATCGGCTGGGTGTTCTCCACCGTGCCGTGGCTCGGCGGTGCGATCATGGGCGGCCTGTGGCAGGTCTTCGTGATCTTCGGCCTGCACTGGGGTCTCGTGCCGCTGTTCACGCTGGAGTTCCAGACCACCGGCCAGATCCTGCTCATCGGCCCGGTGTTCGCCGCGGTGCTCGCACAGGCCGCCGCTGTCGCCGGGGTGTGGGTGCGTGCGCGCAACAAGAACCTCAAGTCGCTCGCGGCTCCCGCCACCCTGTCGGGCTTCCTCGCCGGCATCACCGAGCCCGCGATCTACGGCATCAACCTGCCTCTGAAGCGGCCGTTCGCGTTCGGCATCGTGGGCGGCGCGCTCGGTGGCGCGATCATCGCGATCGGCGGCGTCTACTCGACGGCGTTCGTGGTCCCCTCCGGCCTGGCCCTGCCCGCCCTGTTCGGCAACGGCAACATGCTCCTCCTGGCGCTGGGTCTCGCCGTGGCCATCGCGGTCCCGTTCCTGCTGACGGTCATCGTCGGCTTCAAGGAGCCCGCGGAGGACGCCACCATCGCGGCCGAGGCCACCGACGTCGAGGTGCTCAGCCCCCTCGACGGCACGGTCGTCGCGCTCACCGAGATCCCCGACGCCGCGTTCGCCGACGGGTCGCTCGGTCAGGGCGTCGCCATCCAGCCGCGCTCGGGCGCCGTGTACGCGCCGTTCGACGGGACCGTCGTCGCCGCCTTCCCCACCGGCCACGCCATCGGGCTGCGTCACGCGGACGGTGCCGAGCTGCTCATCCACATCGGCATCGACACGGTGAAGCTGGGCGGCGAGCACTTCGCGCTCAAGGTCACCAGCGGCCAGGAGGTGAAGGCGGGCGACCTGCTCGTCGAGTTCGACGGCGACGCCATCGAGCGCGCCGGCTACAACCTGATCACCCCGGTGATCATCACCAACCCCGACCTGTACCCCGAAGTCGGCTCGGCAGCCGCCGGTCCGATCGCGCACGGCGAGACGCTGTTCTTCGCGGGCGCCGTCGAGCGGGTCCTGGCCGGAAAGTGA
- a CDS encoding glycoside hydrolase family 1 protein — translation MSDITASPVFPEGFLWGGATAANQVEGAYIEGGKGLSIQDVMPNGILTPRADAPTDDNLKQVAIDFYHRYAEDIALFAEMGFGVYRFSIAWSRIFPQGDESEPNEEGLAFYDRVLDELERHGIQPLVTISHYETPLHLAEQYDGWASRELIGFYERYVRTLFTRYGARVKYWLTFNEINSVLHAPFMSGGINTPKDQLSRTDLYQAVHHELVASALATKIARELAPDAQIGCMVLSMPVYPLTPDPDDVFAALTTDRTNLAFGDIHVRGEYPGYYLRSLREQGVELAITDEDRGLLKENTVDFVSFSYYSSICETVDPDKRDMGEGNLFGGVRNPTLKASEWGWQIDPVGLRLALNSFWDRWQKPLFIVENGLGAKDELVEVDGVPTVVDDYRIAYLQAHLEQVGEAIADGVDLLGYTTWGCIDLVSASTAQLSKRYGFIYVDRNDDGSGSLTRYRKKSFDWYAEVIRTNGASLTR, via the coding sequence ATGAGCGACATCACCGCATCCCCCGTCTTCCCGGAGGGCTTCCTCTGGGGCGGCGCGACCGCGGCCAACCAGGTGGAGGGCGCCTACATCGAAGGCGGCAAGGGGCTGTCCATCCAGGACGTCATGCCGAACGGCATCCTGACGCCGCGCGCGGACGCGCCGACCGACGACAACCTCAAGCAGGTCGCGATCGACTTCTACCACCGCTACGCGGAGGACATCGCACTGTTCGCCGAGATGGGGTTCGGGGTCTACCGCTTCTCGATCGCCTGGAGCCGGATCTTCCCGCAGGGAGACGAGTCCGAGCCGAACGAGGAGGGCCTCGCGTTCTACGACCGGGTGCTCGACGAACTCGAGCGCCACGGCATCCAGCCGCTCGTCACGATCTCGCACTACGAGACGCCGCTGCACCTGGCGGAGCAGTACGACGGGTGGGCCAGCCGCGAGCTCATCGGGTTCTACGAGCGCTATGTGCGCACCCTGTTCACCCGATACGGCGCACGGGTCAAGTACTGGCTGACCTTCAACGAGATCAACTCGGTGCTGCACGCGCCGTTCATGTCCGGCGGCATCAACACCCCGAAGGACCAGCTCTCGCGGACCGACCTCTACCAGGCCGTGCACCACGAGCTCGTCGCGTCGGCGCTGGCCACCAAGATCGCGCGCGAGCTCGCCCCCGACGCGCAGATCGGCTGCATGGTGCTGTCGATGCCGGTCTACCCGCTCACCCCCGACCCCGACGACGTGTTCGCCGCGCTCACCACCGACCGCACGAACCTGGCGTTCGGCGACATCCACGTGCGCGGCGAGTACCCCGGCTACTACCTGCGGAGCCTGCGGGAGCAGGGTGTCGAGCTCGCGATCACCGATGAGGACCGGGGGCTCCTGAAGGAGAACACCGTCGACTTCGTCTCGTTCAGCTACTACTCGAGCATCTGCGAGACCGTCGACCCGGACAAGCGCGACATGGGCGAGGGAAACCTCTTCGGCGGCGTGCGCAACCCCACGCTCAAAGCCTCGGAGTGGGGATGGCAGATCGACCCGGTCGGGCTGCGTCTGGCGCTGAACAGCTTCTGGGATCGCTGGCAGAAGCCGCTGTTCATCGTCGAGAACGGCCTGGGCGCGAAGGACGAGCTGGTCGAGGTGGACGGCGTCCCGACCGTCGTGGACGACTACCGCATCGCCTACCTCCAGGCGCACCTGGAGCAGGTGGGCGAGGCCATCGCCGACGGCGTCGACCTGCTCGGCTACACCACCTGGGGCTGCATCGACCTGGTGAGCGCGTCGACGGCGCAGCTCAGCAAGCGCTACGGCTTCATCTACGTCGATCGCAACGATGACGGCTCCGGTTCACTCACGCGCTACCGGAAGAAGTCCTTCGACTGGTACGCAGAGGTCATCCGCACCAACGGCGCCTCGCTGACCCGCTGA
- a CDS encoding Cof-type HAD-IIB family hydrolase — protein MTSPRIAFLDVDGTILDHGKTIAPSTIEAVRSARAAGHLVYLSTGRAAGDIHPGVSEIGFDGAITNGGAYATSGDDTVVAEPMPRDAVEQLIAYFEGHGILFFLQTDEAVYASLQVQATLAELMRRWMGAHGEPDEPQTAPQGIPRFRDIAGIDLARVAKAVFLSQEADTVERAQAELGDRFHVVPGSMPLPGGSNGEIGMRGTTKGSAILSILEHLGIDAAASIGIGDSWNDVEMFEVCGTGIAMGNAAPELKELADEVTTSVREDGVWNAFVRHGLVAR, from the coding sequence GTGACATCCCCCCGCATCGCCTTCCTCGACGTCGACGGCACGATCCTCGATCACGGCAAGACCATCGCCCCCTCGACCATCGAGGCGGTGCGATCCGCGCGTGCCGCCGGTCACCTGGTCTACCTGAGCACCGGACGGGCCGCCGGCGACATCCACCCCGGCGTGAGCGAGATCGGCTTCGACGGCGCGATCACCAACGGCGGCGCGTACGCCACGAGCGGAGACGACACGGTCGTCGCCGAGCCGATGCCGCGCGACGCGGTCGAGCAGCTCATCGCCTACTTCGAGGGCCACGGCATCCTCTTCTTCCTGCAGACGGACGAGGCCGTCTACGCGTCGCTCCAGGTGCAGGCGACGCTCGCCGAGCTGATGCGGCGCTGGATGGGAGCGCACGGCGAGCCGGACGAGCCGCAGACGGCGCCGCAGGGGATCCCGCGCTTCCGCGATATCGCCGGGATCGATCTCGCCCGCGTCGCGAAGGCCGTGTTCCTCAGCCAGGAGGCCGACACCGTGGAGCGCGCCCAGGCCGAGCTCGGCGATCGGTTCCACGTCGTCCCGGGCAGCATGCCGCTCCCCGGCGGATCGAACGGCGAGATCGGCATGCGCGGCACCACGAAGGGCTCGGCGATCCTGTCGATCCTCGAGCACCTGGGCATCGACGCGGCGGCCTCGATCGGCATCGGCGACAGCTGGAACGACGTCGAGATGTTCGAGGTGTGCGGCACCGGTATCGCGATGGGCAACGCGGCGCCCGAGCTGAAGGAGCTCGCCGACGAGGTGACGACGAGCGTCCGCGAGGACGGCGTCTGGAACGCGTTCGTGCGCCACGGGCTCGTCGCGCGCTGA
- a CDS encoding VOC family protein, with translation MGVRSGFPILSTRDLPRLVAFYEAALGAEVTYRFTDDGADVYVSLALGPAALGIGWDPETPPADTGDRAALWFYVDDVDAAYKAALTAGAAPVSEPALMPWGERVARVRDPDGTLISLGAEPAA, from the coding sequence ATGGGCGTGCGCAGCGGCTTCCCGATCCTCTCGACCCGTGATCTGCCCCGGCTGGTCGCGTTCTACGAGGCGGCGCTCGGCGCTGAGGTGACGTACCGCTTCACCGACGACGGCGCCGACGTGTACGTGTCGCTCGCGCTCGGGCCGGCCGCCCTCGGCATCGGGTGGGACCCCGAGACGCCGCCCGCAGACACCGGTGACCGCGCCGCCCTCTGGTTCTACGTCGACGACGTCGATGCGGCCTACAAGGCCGCGCTCACCGCCGGTGCCGCGCCGGTCTCCGAGCCCGCCCTCATGCCGTGGGGCGAGCGCGTCGCGCGTGTGCGCGACCCCGACGGGACGCTGATCAGCCTCGGCGCCGAGCCCGCGGCGTAG
- a CDS encoding SDR family oxidoreductase, protein MTDTATATGGLAGKTILMSGGSRGIGLAIALRAARDGANIALLAKTDTPHPKLEGTVHSAAEQIRAAGGQALPLVGDVRNDDDITEAVLKTQGEFGGIDIVVNNASVIDLSRSLDLAAKKYDLMQDVNVRGTFMLSRAAAPILKDAANPHILSLSPPLNLDPKWLGAHTGYTLAKYGMTMATLGLAAELARDGVAANTLWPRTTIATAAVQFALGGDRMMKVSRTPEIYADAAYEVLLQPSREYTGRTLIVEDVLEAAGIPDFSGYAAVPGTPDSELFPDIFL, encoded by the coding sequence ATGACGGACACGGCGACAGCGACCGGCGGCCTCGCCGGCAAGACCATCCTGATGTCGGGCGGCAGCCGTGGCATCGGCCTCGCGATCGCGCTACGCGCGGCCCGCGACGGCGCGAACATCGCCCTGCTCGCCAAGACCGACACCCCGCATCCCAAGCTCGAGGGGACCGTGCACTCCGCGGCCGAGCAGATCCGCGCAGCGGGTGGGCAGGCGCTGCCGCTCGTCGGAGACGTCCGCAACGACGACGACATCACCGAAGCAGTGCTGAAGACGCAGGGCGAGTTCGGCGGCATCGACATCGTCGTCAACAACGCCTCCGTGATCGACCTGTCGCGCTCGCTCGACCTGGCCGCCAAGAAGTACGACCTGATGCAGGACGTCAACGTGCGCGGCACGTTCATGCTCTCGCGGGCCGCGGCGCCGATCCTGAAGGATGCCGCCAACCCGCACATCCTGTCGCTGTCGCCGCCGCTGAACCTCGACCCGAAGTGGCTCGGTGCGCACACCGGCTACACGCTCGCGAAGTACGGCATGACGATGGCGACCCTCGGGCTCGCGGCCGAGCTCGCCCGCGACGGCGTCGCCGCGAACACGCTGTGGCCGCGGACGACGATCGCGACCGCGGCGGTGCAGTTCGCGCTCGGCGGCGACCGGATGATGAAGGTCAGCCGCACGCCCGAGATCTACGCCGACGCCGCCTACGAGGTGCTGCTGCAGCCGTCGCGGGAGTACACCGGCCGGACGCTCATCGTCGAGGACGTGCTCGAGGCCGCAGGCATCCCCGACTTCTCGGGGTACGCCGCGGTGCCTGGCACCCCCGACTCGGAGCTCTTCCCCGACATCTTCCTGTAG
- a CDS encoding enoyl-CoA hydratase/isomerase family protein, with protein sequence MTESILLSVEGGLARVTFNRPAYLNAMDFEMGGRWRDIAHQVTADPSVRAVILDAAGPAFCAGGDVVAMGTSGAGGSAVTEAAHVIHDGIRTFVESDKPIVAAVQGAVAGGGLGLMLAADYIVAGEKAKFVSKYANIGLTPDLGVSTLLAGAVGERRALRLLLQDTTIDAATALDWGLVAEVVAQDALAARAEEVARFWLAGAAGAFGQAKRLVRTGAGRSFADNLDDEARTIGAAFDTDDSKARVAAFAAASRKSKEQR encoded by the coding sequence ATGACCGAATCGATACTGCTGAGCGTGGAGGGCGGGCTCGCCCGCGTCACCTTCAACCGGCCCGCGTACCTCAACGCGATGGACTTCGAGATGGGCGGACGGTGGCGCGACATCGCGCACCAGGTCACCGCCGATCCGTCGGTGCGAGCCGTGATCCTGGATGCGGCCGGCCCGGCCTTCTGCGCGGGGGGAGATGTCGTCGCGATGGGCACGTCGGGAGCCGGCGGGTCCGCCGTCACGGAGGCCGCTCATGTCATCCACGACGGCATCCGCACCTTCGTCGAGTCGGACAAGCCGATCGTCGCGGCCGTGCAGGGCGCCGTCGCCGGGGGCGGGCTCGGGCTGATGCTCGCCGCGGACTACATCGTCGCCGGCGAGAAGGCGAAGTTCGTCTCGAAGTACGCGAACATCGGCCTCACGCCCGACCTCGGCGTCTCGACTCTCCTCGCCGGCGCGGTCGGTGAACGCCGGGCTCTGCGGCTCCTCCTGCAGGACACCACGATCGACGCGGCCACCGCTCTGGACTGGGGGCTCGTCGCCGAGGTGGTGGCGCAGGATGCGCTCGCCGCCCGTGCCGAAGAGGTCGCCCGGTTCTGGCTCGCCGGGGCCGCCGGCGCGTTCGGCCAGGCCAAGCGGCTCGTCCGCACCGGCGCCGGCCGCTCGTTCGCGGACAACCTCGACGACGAGGCCCGCACGATCGGGGCGGCATTCGACACCGACGATTCGAAGGCGCGGGTCGCGGCGTTCGCCGCCGCATCCCGCAAGAGCAAGGAGCAGCGATGA
- a CDS encoding SDR family NAD(P)-dependent oxidoreductase, with product MDIIGSSAVVTGGASGLGLATARRLTAAGAAVTIIDLPSSAGADVAAELGGTFAPADVTDAEQVAAAVATASAAGPLRVVVNCAGIAPPAKVLDRDGAPSPLADFARVVQINLIGTFNVIAQASAVIAKTEPTASGDRGVIVNTASVAAFDGQIGQPAYSASKGGVHAMTLPVARELARYGIRVCTIAPGIMETPMLAGLPQAAQDSLGQQVPYPARLGAPDEYAALVQHIVENGYLNGETIRLDGAIRMAPK from the coding sequence ATGGACATCATCGGCAGCTCCGCCGTCGTGACCGGCGGTGCCAGCGGTCTCGGACTCGCGACCGCTCGTCGCCTCACCGCCGCGGGCGCGGCGGTCACGATCATCGACCTCCCCTCCTCGGCCGGTGCCGACGTCGCCGCGGAACTCGGGGGCACGTTCGCACCCGCCGACGTCACCGACGCCGAGCAGGTCGCCGCCGCCGTCGCCACCGCATCCGCGGCCGGCCCCCTCCGCGTCGTCGTGAACTGCGCGGGCATCGCCCCGCCGGCGAAGGTGCTCGACCGCGACGGCGCCCCATCGCCGCTCGCCGACTTCGCCCGCGTGGTGCAGATCAACCTGATCGGGACGTTCAACGTCATCGCGCAGGCCAGTGCGGTCATCGCGAAGACCGAGCCGACAGCATCCGGCGATCGGGGAGTCATCGTCAACACCGCCTCGGTCGCCGCCTTCGACGGCCAGATCGGGCAGCCCGCCTACTCGGCCAGCAAGGGCGGCGTGCACGCCATGACCCTGCCGGTCGCCCGTGAGCTCGCGCGCTACGGCATCCGCGTCTGCACGATCGCCCCGGGCATCATGGAGACCCCGATGCTCGCCGGTCTGCCGCAGGCGGCGCAGGACTCGCTCGGCCAGCAGGTGCCCTACCCTGCCCGGCTCGGCGCGCCAGACGAATACGCCGCGCTCGTGCAGCACATCGTCGAGAACGGCTATCTCAACGGCGAGACGATCCGCCTGGACGGCGCGATCCGCATGGCGCCGAAGTAA
- a CDS encoding DUF1992 domain-containing protein → MSDAMHNAARYAAQRAAGEVPSTQSEATRPPVSLNAENKSAFVENAIQQAIRRGEFDDLPGAGKPLEGLGTHHDPDWWIRRKIETEKLTGLGPPALSLRTENLELDARLDLEPSEALVREIVDDFNRRVIEARRQLQGGPPVVTPTRDVDAEVRAWRERRIARAERAQQAEAAGRTPPQRRRPWFRR, encoded by the coding sequence ATGTCTGACGCGATGCACAACGCGGCTCGCTACGCGGCGCAGCGGGCGGCGGGAGAAGTCCCGTCGACGCAGTCGGAGGCCACCCGACCGCCGGTGTCGCTGAACGCGGAGAACAAGTCTGCATTCGTGGAGAACGCCATCCAGCAGGCGATCCGCCGCGGCGAGTTCGATGATCTTCCGGGCGCCGGCAAGCCCTTGGAGGGACTCGGCACGCACCATGACCCGGACTGGTGGATCCGACGGAAGATCGAGACGGAGAAGCTCACCGGGCTGGGGCCGCCCGCGCTCAGCCTGCGGACGGAGAACCTCGAACTCGACGCGCGTCTCGATCTCGAGCCGAGCGAAGCGCTCGTCCGCGAGATCGTCGACGACTTCAACCGCCGCGTGATCGAGGCGCGACGCCAACTGCAGGGCGGCCCGCCGGTCGTGACTCCGACGCGCGACGTCGATGCCGAGGTGCGAGCCTGGCGGGAACGCCGCATCGCGCGCGCCGAACGCGCACAGCAGGCCGAGGCGGCCGGGCGCACGCCTCCGCAGCGGCGACGCCCATGGTTCCGCCGCTGA
- a CDS encoding aminoglycoside 3'-phosphotransferase produces the protein MSIPTETVPVPARVAALAGGAAVTPVWRNGLGGLTFATDDGRHIKLGPRNLETSTAAEAERLAWAGGRTPVPRVLAVGADEDEEWLVTASLPGRSAVSPEWIADPAVAVRAVGAGLRALHDALPVADCPFDWGVGVRLTNAAARGIRVPDALRTPPPVDVRVVCHGDACCPNTLLDEAGRVTGHVDLGALGVADRWADIAVAAMSTEWNYGPGWEDALIAAYGLEPDRERLAYYRALWNAT, from the coding sequence GTGAGCATCCCGACTGAAACCGTGCCGGTGCCCGCGCGGGTCGCGGCGCTCGCGGGAGGTGCCGCCGTGACCCCGGTGTGGCGCAACGGACTCGGCGGCCTCACCTTCGCCACGGACGACGGGCGCCACATCAAGCTCGGACCCCGCAACCTCGAGACGAGCACGGCAGCTGAGGCCGAGCGCCTCGCGTGGGCCGGCGGGCGCACGCCGGTCCCCCGGGTCCTCGCGGTCGGCGCCGACGAAGACGAGGAGTGGCTCGTGACGGCCTCCCTCCCTGGCCGCAGCGCCGTCTCACCCGAGTGGATCGCCGACCCGGCAGTCGCCGTCCGAGCCGTCGGAGCGGGACTGCGCGCCCTGCACGACGCCCTGCCGGTGGCGGACTGCCCGTTCGACTGGGGGGTCGGGGTGCGCCTCACGAATGCGGCGGCCCGCGGCATCCGAGTCCCCGACGCGCTGCGCACGCCGCCTCCCGTCGACGTGCGGGTGGTGTGCCACGGTGACGCGTGCTGCCCGAACACGCTGCTCGACGAGGCCGGCCGGGTCACCGGTCACGTCGACCTCGGCGCGCTCGGCGTCGCCGACCGCTGGGCCGACATCGCGGTCGCGGCGATGAGCACCGAGTGGAACTACGGGCCGGGGTGGGAGGACGCGCTCATCGCGGCGTACGGCCTCGAGCCCGACCGGGAGCGGCTCGCCTACTACCGCGCCCTGTGGAACGCGACCTGA